CAACTGCATCCGCTTTTGTGGTGGCATCGGCAGGTGGCAAAGTGGCCAAACACGGTGGACGTTCTGTATCCTCTAAGTCGGGCAGTGCTGATGTTTTGGAGCAAGCGGGTATTTTTTTGGGTTTGAGTCCAGAGCAGGTTTGTCGTTGTATTGAAGAGATTGGTTTAGGGTTTATGTTCGCGCCAAATCATCATTCTGCGATGAAATATGCGGTTGGTCCTCGTAAAGAAATGGCGACCCGAACTATTTTTAACTTGCTTGGCCCATTGACCAATCCGGCGAATGCAAAACGTCAAGTAATGGGCGTATTTCACCAAAAGTGGGTGCGTCCGATTGCAGAAGTGCTTCAGGCGCTCGGCAGTGAGCATGTCATGGTGGTCCATTCGCAAGATGGTTTGGATGAAATTAGTATTGCCGCTCCTACGTATGTGGCCGAACTGAAAAATACTGAAATTACGGAATATGTTATTTCCCCCGTAGATTTTGGTATCCCATTGCAGTCTACGGACACGATCCAAGCCTTTGATGCCAATGAAAGTTTAGCCTTGATAAAAACCGCTTTGGAAGGCAAGGGGAAAGTTAATCCAGCCAGAGACATTGTGGCTCTTAATGCTGGTGCAGCGATTTATGTGGCGGGTATCGCCGATACCTTGGCGGAAGGCGTCAATATCGCAGAAGATGTGATTGGCGGTGGCACGGCGAAGGTCAAGATGTCTGAGTTGGCCAGCTTTACCCGTTGTTTTATGAGTCCTGATTCACTGTAATAAATAGGAGCAGTAGCCTAATGCAAGCAGAAACACCGACTATTTTGAAAAAAATCGTGGCTCGTAAGTACGAAGAAATCGCTGAG
The sequence above is a segment of the Marinomonas sp. IMCC 4694 genome. Coding sequences within it:
- the trpD gene encoding anthranilate phosphoribosyltransferase — translated: MNIQKAIAAVVECQDLSGDEMKTVMTDIMTGKTTPAQIGGFLIALRMKGETVEEITAAAQVMRALSSKVELDLDHVVDTCGTGGDGGHLFNVSTASAFVVASAGGKVAKHGGRSVSSKSGSADVLEQAGIFLGLSPEQVCRCIEEIGLGFMFAPNHHSAMKYAVGPRKEMATRTIFNLLGPLTNPANAKRQVMGVFHQKWVRPIAEVLQALGSEHVMVVHSQDGLDEISIAAPTYVAELKNTEITEYVISPVDFGIPLQSTDTIQAFDANESLALIKTALEGKGKVNPARDIVALNAGAAIYVAGIADTLAEGVNIAEDVIGGGTAKVKMSELASFTRCFMSPDSL